Proteins encoded within one genomic window of Deltaproteobacteria bacterium:
- a CDS encoding translocation/assembly module TamB domain-containing protein: MQGRVKLVIAATVWVCLCFLALAFWASWYANSDKAGELLLREINARIPGEIAFSHHHISLLNGSIRIQNLRISAPDGRDLAGAESFFIDLSIASILKKALIVETVDLRRPWVRLDLDNAGRLNILDVFTAEDATPPATTSFNDPMPLNLVCNHFRLSEGALQFSDADGGKRLSLENVEMDASGNLHQKSAVLNLNIGKARMALDGYLSEFKRLNLALALNKGNIEPVVINGENQFASLLLYGDVRRVFSEPELDLNLKIVSSVEGVESFFNTHRKDKGRVSLSFGIMGAPANPQVDMIARFGPGSLAGYRIGRMDGRLRLADRIITLESLSADTDIGRLAVQGKADLRGVFPADFLGPAANWQKLSYTGRVGMTDVKLAALAPAGVDLHGSLNFLLDVEGAGIKGETLHAAAAADLSVRHFRLKGLSRAVDIRATSVLELQDGKLKLKGLEARAAGARASAGGSLDWKAQQVDARFTIDDEKIATLLSLFGLTGISGDVALQGSLQGKMTNPAFKGTAVGKGLSIMGADLGNVRLKAGLTEAGRLEIASLVMKNRGSALKAEGHVQLFESPYRLHHEMPVEGHIVFSGLEWSDVMPGNGIMGSARGELFVSGSLKNPAARADVSVESVAYGNVRLGNLAGKMRWHDGSLVLDRVHLKNGRTSVTARGELNLLQRGTWNAVETPDFRLILSDGRVYLQDFDEKVSGELLLEADIGGRLTEPAGDIHVSGRDIDLGLQRITSLEMKVRSGNRQIVVEPFTLNLPEGGRIAGSGKIGYDQSYQFELSARDLPAGSIDRLRDLEEVSGKLNLRFSGKGRLGMPEMNGSAEWSELSVRGEKIDDVFMQFSVKDSLVSLKGRQSFELDAGYDLSSKDFSIDLVMGNTRLAPWFAIAARPAFGGSVSGSIRAEGNLDDVANTRAEVDIERLALTFHGEHFAGSEGIRGTLSKRVFDIPEFRVSLPDQGHLAVEGKGSLAGDIALKANGNIPLKAANLLASDLPVIDGSMFLATSVGGSFQHPEFSGEIRIEQAGMEIPDLRQTLHSVEGRMVLAKNNDIAGSIGGMLDDGRFEISMRVEMDGFVPKRIDARGTATAIPIQLPDTMDLLISADLSMAGVPEDLLLKGDVVMLEGTYYKDFNLNFLESVQEKSREETPRPVQPVHPLLRPLRFDIHFKHRQPLVVSNNIAELEISPDLVLTGTADNPVVTGAATVDTGSVTYHNRSFVVQRGSVDFINPYKTEAEIDIKGQVEIREWVITISLTGPPDRLAVELSSSPPEEDADIISLLVFKKTTYELNEGGPGVNQSPTVLLAQLLASSFGRDIKDSTGIDILEVEAESAEDKDSTDRIKVTVGKDLSERMSVKYSVESKDGGYVQRASTEYKLLENIVVSGFQDTKGVYGGEFIFRMEFRLFR; the protein is encoded by the coding sequence ATGCAAGGTAGGGTAAAACTCGTTATTGCAGCCACGGTTTGGGTATGCCTTTGTTTTCTTGCATTGGCATTCTGGGCGTCGTGGTACGCCAACTCCGACAAAGCGGGGGAACTGCTGTTGCGGGAGATCAACGCCCGAATACCCGGGGAGATAGCATTTTCCCATCACCACATCTCCCTGCTGAACGGCAGCATACGGATACAAAACCTGAGGATCAGCGCTCCCGACGGCCGGGATTTGGCAGGCGCCGAAAGTTTTTTCATCGATTTGTCCATTGCTTCCATTCTGAAAAAGGCGTTGATTGTTGAAACCGTCGATTTAAGACGGCCCTGGGTGCGCCTCGATCTGGATAACGCTGGTCGCTTGAACATCCTGGATGTGTTTACAGCAGAAGACGCCACGCCGCCGGCAACCACTTCTTTTAACGACCCGATGCCCCTGAATCTAGTCTGCAACCACTTCAGACTTTCAGAAGGCGCTTTGCAATTTTCAGACGCTGACGGCGGCAAACGCCTTTCCCTGGAAAATGTCGAGATGGATGCCAGCGGCAATCTGCACCAAAAGAGTGCCGTGCTCAACCTGAACATCGGCAAGGCCCGCATGGCACTCGATGGTTACCTCTCGGAATTCAAACGCCTGAACCTGGCGCTGGCCCTCAACAAGGGCAACATCGAACCTGTAGTGATAAACGGTGAGAATCAATTTGCTTCACTTCTGCTTTACGGGGATGTCCGTCGGGTTTTTTCCGAGCCGGAATTGGATTTGAACCTGAAGATCGTTTCTTCCGTGGAAGGGGTGGAATCCTTTTTCAATACGCATCGTAAAGACAAAGGCAGGGTCTCACTGAGCTTCGGTATCATGGGCGCACCCGCCAACCCCCAGGTGGATATGATTGCCCGCTTCGGCCCCGGCAGCCTGGCCGGCTATAGGATCGGGCGGATGGATGGTCGGCTGCGCCTGGCCGACCGGATCATAACCCTTGAATCGTTGTCGGCGGATACGGATATCGGCCGCCTGGCCGTCCAGGGAAAAGCGGACCTACGCGGGGTTTTTCCGGCAGATTTCCTGGGCCCCGCGGCAAACTGGCAGAAGCTGAGCTACACGGGGCGCGTCGGGATGACGGACGTGAAACTGGCGGCCCTTGCGCCCGCCGGCGTTGATCTCCACGGCAGCCTCAACTTTTTACTGGATGTCGAAGGCGCGGGCATCAAAGGCGAGACACTGCATGCCGCTGCCGCGGCAGATTTGTCGGTCAGGCATTTCCGGTTGAAGGGGTTGTCTCGAGCAGTGGACATTCGCGCGACATCGGTCCTGGAACTGCAGGATGGGAAGCTGAAGCTTAAAGGCCTGGAGGCTCGAGCCGCCGGTGCGCGCGCGTCTGCCGGAGGCAGCCTGGACTGGAAAGCACAACAGGTGGATGCCCGCTTCACGATAGATGACGAGAAGATTGCCACCCTGCTTTCCCTTTTCGGACTGACGGGTATTAGCGGCGACGTCGCCTTGCAGGGCAGCCTGCAGGGGAAAATGACGAACCCCGCTTTCAAGGGGACTGCCGTCGGCAAGGGGCTTAGCATCATGGGCGCCGACTTGGGGAATGTTCGGCTTAAAGCCGGGTTGACCGAGGCCGGACGGCTGGAAATCGCTTCACTGGTCATGAAGAACCGGGGAAGCGCCTTGAAGGCCGAAGGCCATGTCCAGCTATTTGAAAGCCCATACAGGCTTCACCATGAAATGCCTGTGGAGGGCCACATCGTGTTTTCGGGGTTGGAATGGAGCGATGTGATGCCCGGAAACGGCATAATGGGGTCTGCGAGAGGAGAACTTTTTGTCTCCGGAAGTTTGAAAAATCCTGCGGCAAGGGCCGATGTGTCTGTAGAATCCGTCGCCTACGGGAACGTCCGGTTGGGCAATCTAGCAGGCAAGATGCGCTGGCACGACGGTTCGCTGGTGCTTGACAGGGTTCACTTGAAAAATGGCCGGACGTCGGTGACAGCCCGGGGAGAACTCAACCTGCTACAAAGAGGCACATGGAACGCAGTGGAAACGCCGGATTTCCGCCTGATCCTGTCGGACGGGCGCGTCTATTTGCAGGACTTCGACGAAAAAGTGTCGGGTGAACTGTTGCTGGAGGCCGATATCGGCGGGCGGCTGACGGAGCCCGCCGGGGATATCCATGTAAGCGGCAGGGACATCGATCTGGGCCTACAACGGATAACGTCGCTGGAGATGAAGGTGCGAAGCGGAAACAGACAGATCGTCGTCGAGCCCTTTACCCTGAACCTGCCGGAGGGGGGGCGCATCGCGGGTTCTGGAAAAATCGGGTACGATCAGTCCTACCAATTTGAGCTGTCGGCCCGGGATCTTCCGGCCGGCAGTATCGACCGGCTGAGAGACCTGGAGGAGGTTTCGGGAAAGCTGAACCTGCGTTTTTCGGGAAAAGGCCGGCTGGGGATGCCGGAGATGAACGGCAGCGCCGAGTGGAGCGAGCTAAGCGTCAGAGGAGAAAAGATCGATGACGTTTTTATGCAGTTCAGTGTCAAGGACAGCCTGGTGTCCCTGAAGGGGCGGCAATCCTTTGAACTGGATGCCGGCTATGATCTTTCCAGCAAGGATTTCTCCATAGACCTGGTCATGGGAAACACGCGACTGGCCCCCTGGTTTGCCATAGCCGCCAGACCGGCCTTCGGCGGATCCGTCAGCGGATCGATCAGGGCGGAAGGCAACCTGGACGATGTGGCGAACACCCGGGCCGAAGTGGATATCGAAAGGCTCGCATTGACGTTCCATGGGGAGCATTTTGCCGGGTCTGAAGGTATCAGGGGGACTTTGAGCAAACGGGTATTCGACATTCCCGAATTCAGGGTGTCCCTGCCGGACCAGGGCCACCTGGCGGTGGAGGGAAAGGGCAGCCTTGCCGGCGACATCGCGTTAAAGGCCAACGGCAATATTCCCCTGAAAGCGGCGAATCTTTTGGCCAGCGACCTGCCGGTAATAGACGGCAGCATGTTTTTAGCAACCTCGGTAGGCGGCTCCTTTCAACATCCGGAATTTTCGGGAGAGATCCGGATCGAACAGGCCGGGATGGAAATACCGGATTTGCGGCAAACCCTCCACAGCGTGGAGGGCCGGATGGTGCTCGCCAAGAACAATGATATTGCCGGCAGCATCGGCGGCATGCTGGATGACGGCAGGTTCGAGATATCGATGCGGGTCGAGATGGATGGGTTCGTGCCGAAGCGCATCGATGCCCGGGGAACCGCAACGGCCATTCCCATCCAGCTTCCGGATACCATGGACCTGTTGATCAGCGCAGATCTATCCATGGCAGGCGTTCCGGAAGACCTGCTCCTCAAGGGAGATGTCGTTATGCTGGAGGGAACCTATTACAAGGATTTTAACTTGAACTTTCTGGAAAGCGTGCAGGAGAAATCGAGGGAAGAAACGCCCCGACCCGTGCAGCCCGTCCATCCATTGTTGCGGCCCCTGCGGTTCGACATTCATTTCAAGCACCGCCAGCCGCTGGTGGTCTCTAACAATATTGCCGAGCTGGAGATCAGCCCGGACCTCGTATTGACAGGCACGGCGGACAACCCTGTCGTGACGGGGGCCGCCACGGTTGACACGGGTAGCGTCACCTATCACAACCGGTCGTTTGTGGTTCAAAGAGGGTCGGTCGATTTCATCAATCCTTACAAGACAGAGGCCGAGATCGACATCAAAGGCCAGGTCGAGATTCGTGAGTGGGTCATAACCATCTCCCTTACCGGGCCGCCGGACCGCCTGGCGGTGGAACTTTCTTCCTCGCCTCCCGAAGAGGATGCGGACATCATTTCCCTGCTCGTGTTCAAAAAGACGACATACGAGCTGAATGAGGGGGGTCCCGGCGTGAATCAGTCGCCAACGGTGCTGCTGGCGCAGCTTTTGGCGTCGTCTTTCGGTCGGGATATCAAGGACAGCACAGGCATCGACATCCTCGAGGTGGAGGCTGAAAGCGCCGAAGACAAGGATTCAACCGACAGAATCAAGGTGACCGTGGGCAAGGATCTGTCCGAAAGGATGAGCGTCAAGTACTCTGTGGAATCAAAAGACGGGGGCTATGTTCAGCGGGCCTCGACGGAATACAAGCTCCTGGAAAATATTGTCGTGAGCGGTTTTCAGGACACCAAGGGTGTCTACGGCGGTGAGTTTATTTTCAGGATGGAGTTTCGCCTGTTCAGGTAG
- a CDS encoding NAD(P)-dependent oxidoreductase, protein MKIGFVGLGNLGQPLAMNLVKAGHDVTVSDLRPECGVAFVEAGANCVENIADVCRGAEAVITALPSPEASRAVVEKEGGVFDHLPAGSCWIEMSTTDFEDIQRLAGVAAKKGLKVLECPVTGGVHLAHTGEITVLVGGESTLFEHFRPILEVMGKEVIHLGDIGNASVVKVVTNMLAFIHLVAAGEGMMLAAKQGVDLSAAYRAIRASSGNSFVHETESQLILNGSYNINFTMDLACKDLGFADRIAEKLDVPLELGSVTRHIFRRARTLYGGDAWSPKVVKMLEDACKQPLRAPGFPDTLVAESTDPQKTHD, encoded by the coding sequence ATGAAAATTGGATTTGTCGGACTGGGAAACCTGGGGCAGCCACTGGCCATGAATCTCGTCAAAGCGGGACACGACGTCACCGTCAGCGACCTGCGCCCCGAATGCGGCGTGGCTTTTGTAGAGGCCGGTGCCAACTGTGTGGAAAACATCGCCGATGTATGCCGCGGGGCCGAAGCGGTCATTACGGCACTGCCTTCCCCCGAAGCTTCCAGGGCCGTGGTGGAAAAAGAGGGCGGCGTCTTCGACCACTTGCCCGCAGGAAGCTGCTGGATCGAGATGAGCACCACTGATTTCGAAGATATCCAGCGCCTGGCGGGCGTCGCCGCAAAAAAGGGCCTGAAGGTGCTGGAGTGCCCGGTCACCGGAGGCGTCCATCTGGCCCACACCGGCGAAATTACCGTACTCGTCGGCGGGGAGTCGACCCTGTTCGAACACTTTCGGCCGATCCTGGAAGTCATGGGCAAAGAGGTGATTCACCTGGGTGACATCGGCAATGCCTCGGTGGTCAAGGTGGTCACCAACATGCTGGCCTTCATCCACCTGGTGGCCGCCGGCGAAGGCATGATGCTGGCCGCCAAACAGGGAGTGGATTTAAGCGCGGCCTACCGGGCCATCCGGGCCAGCTCCGGCAACAGCTTCGTACACGAAACCGAAAGCCAGCTGATTCTCAACGGCTCCTACAACATCAACTTCACCATGGACCTGGCCTGCAAAGACCTGGGTTTCGCCGACCGGATAGCCGAAAAACTCGACGTACCGCTGGAGTTGGGCAGTGTGACGCGCCATATTTTCAGGAGAGCGCGCACCCTGTACGGAGGAGACGCCTGGTCGCCGAAAGTGGTCAAAATGCTGGAGGATGCCTGTAAACAGCCCTTGCGGGCTCCTGGGTTCCCGGACACCCTGGTTGCGGAATCAACCGATCCCCAAAAAACGCATGACTAG
- a CDS encoding HD domain-containing protein — protein sequence MSKVPTREEAFELLKTYNQSESLIRHALAVEGVMRYCARSRGGDEEKWGVIGLIHDLDYEQFPDQHCQKTEAILKEHDWPEEYIRAVVSHGWGICSDVEPISEMEKVLYAIDELTGLVATTALVRPSRSVLDMKPKSVKKKWKDKRFAAGVDRSIIQKGAALLGVEVADLIADTIMGMREVAEEIGLKGDVD from the coding sequence ATGTCGAAAGTACCCACGCGGGAAGAGGCGTTTGAGTTGCTGAAAACATACAATCAATCGGAGAGCCTGATAAGGCACGCCCTGGCGGTTGAAGGCGTCATGCGCTACTGTGCCCGGTCAAGGGGCGGAGACGAGGAAAAATGGGGCGTCATCGGGCTGATTCACGATCTGGATTACGAACAGTTTCCCGATCAGCACTGTCAGAAAACCGAAGCCATTTTGAAGGAGCACGACTGGCCGGAGGAGTATATCCGGGCCGTGGTCAGTCATGGCTGGGGAATCTGCTCCGACGTGGAACCCATCAGCGAGATGGAGAAGGTGCTGTACGCCATCGATGAGCTTACCGGGCTGGTGGCGACCACCGCCCTGGTGAGGCCCTCCAGGAGCGTGCTGGACATGAAGCCCAAATCCGTGAAGAAAAAGTGGAAAGACAAGCGGTTCGCAGCCGGTGTGGACCGTTCGATCATCCAGAAAGGCGCCGCATTGCTCGGTGTCGAGGTCGCCGACCTGATTGCCGACACGATCATGGGCATGCGGGAAGTGGCGGAAGAGATCGGCTTGAAGGGCGATGTCGACTGA
- a CDS encoding SLC13 family permease has protein sequence MTIWLSILLVAVMLLLITEKLPVDLTSIGILVLLAVTGVLSPAEVVAGFASPAVITVGAMFLISRGMIRTGAIGYISQLVIRYAQGSHFKAMLMIILIVGVASAFINNTPVVVLFIPIVLSLSCELGVSPSRLLMPVSFASILAGTCTLIGTSTNIIISDLSAAGGFGPLGMFELSPLGVPVAVVGMAYLLLAGPRLLPQLHNPVCETGDDEHRRYLAEMQVLRQSPIVGEEPDAYFSRNFPGMEVLELIRYSHVYYPDRDNVKIAPDDILLVKGTASDLVAIMHEDFVELPLAVGAVSSGADKGDALVVEVIIPPQSSLLGERLLTSRLQRDPDIHILAIKRRKLHYDESKVNDVRLRIGDILLVQLPEASLERLRQEVDFIIIEDVHDRIIHKRLAKRAFLIFGAMVAVASTGMADIMVCALAASFLMIVTGCLQLRNVYRAMDGRILLLIVAMIALSTALEKTGTSRLYAQAFLNLFSGLGPAYVLAGVILLTGISTHVLSNNATAILLLPIAISAAQALGVDPKPFIIAVCFGASACFAAPIGYQTNLLVYGPGGYRFSDYVKLGMPLNLLVLLAGSLFIPVLWPF, from the coding sequence ATGACCATCTGGTTGTCCATACTATTGGTGGCGGTCATGCTGCTGCTGATAACCGAGAAACTGCCCGTTGACCTGACATCCATCGGGATTTTAGTGCTTCTGGCAGTTACCGGTGTTTTGTCGCCGGCTGAAGTCGTGGCCGGTTTTGCCAGCCCGGCGGTGATTACCGTCGGGGCGATGTTCCTGATAAGTCGGGGGATGATCCGTACCGGGGCCATTGGCTATATCAGCCAGCTGGTCATACGCTACGCCCAAGGCAGTCATTTTAAGGCCATGCTGATGATCATTCTGATCGTCGGTGTGGCGTCCGCTTTTATCAACAACACCCCGGTTGTGGTCCTTTTCATACCCATCGTGTTGAGCCTGAGCTGCGAGCTGGGCGTCAGTCCATCCAGGTTGTTGATGCCGGTTTCCTTTGCGAGCATTCTGGCCGGCACCTGTACCCTGATTGGAACGTCGACCAATATCATCATCAGCGATTTGAGCGCGGCCGGCGGCTTCGGGCCCCTGGGCATGTTCGAGCTGTCACCGCTGGGCGTGCCGGTCGCTGTGGTCGGGATGGCCTACCTCCTCCTGGCGGGACCCAGGTTGTTGCCGCAACTTCACAATCCGGTCTGTGAAACCGGGGACGACGAACATCGCCGCTATCTGGCCGAAATGCAGGTGCTGCGTCAAAGTCCCATCGTGGGAGAGGAACCGGATGCCTATTTTTCCAGAAACTTTCCCGGCATGGAGGTGCTCGAGCTCATCCGCTACTCGCACGTGTATTATCCGGACCGGGACAACGTGAAGATTGCGCCGGACGACATTCTGCTGGTGAAGGGAACGGCCAGCGACCTTGTCGCCATCATGCACGAGGATTTCGTCGAGCTGCCCCTGGCCGTGGGAGCGGTTTCTTCCGGTGCTGACAAGGGGGACGCATTGGTGGTGGAGGTGATCATACCTCCCCAGTCCTCCCTGCTGGGAGAGCGCCTGTTGACCAGCCGTTTGCAGCGTGATCCGGATATACACATTCTGGCTATCAAGCGCCGCAAGCTGCACTACGACGAGTCCAAGGTCAACGATGTCCGGCTGAGAATCGGCGACATCCTGCTGGTGCAGCTGCCGGAAGCATCCCTGGAGCGGCTGCGTCAAGAGGTCGATTTCATCATCATCGAGGATGTCCATGACCGTATCATCCACAAACGGCTGGCCAAGCGTGCCTTTCTAATTTTCGGGGCCATGGTCGCGGTCGCCAGTACGGGGATGGCCGATATCATGGTGTGCGCCCTGGCGGCGTCCTTTCTGATGATTGTGACCGGCTGCCTGCAGCTCCGCAATGTCTACCGGGCCATGGACGGCCGGATCCTTTTGCTGATCGTGGCCATGATCGCCCTGAGCACCGCTTTGGAGAAAACAGGGACTTCCCGGCTGTACGCGCAGGCGTTTCTCAACCTGTTCAGCGGGTTGGGGCCGGCCTATGTGCTGGCAGGGGTGATCCTTCTGACCGGCATCAGTACGCATGTCTTGAGCAACAATGCCACGGCGATTCTACTGCTGCCCATTGCCATATCGGCGGCCCAGGCGCTGGGCGTCGATCCCAAACCGTTTATCATCGCCGTCTGTTTCGGGGCCAGCGCCTGTTTTGCGGCCCCTATCGGCTACCAGACCAACCTCCTCGTGTACGGTCCGGGCGGTTACCGGTTCAGTGATTATGTCAAACTGGGTATGCCGCTGAATTTGCTGGTTTTACTGGCAGGGTCACTCTTTATCCCTGTGCTGTGGCCGTTTTAG
- a CDS encoding site-2 protease family protein: MIAIQVVALFMALTFHEFAHGWVAGKLGDRTAESLGRLTLNPKDHIDPFGTLLLPGMLILMHSPVVFGWAKPVPINPYNFKNPRRGMMWSALGGPVINLLLAGVLAVAFKGMLHSGIMIKPLLIFLIVAVQLNVFLAVFNLIPIPPLDGGRVLVGLLPQAQAAAYSRIEPFGFLIVIALMYFDVLDRFLFYPIVLVMRFLGIG; this comes from the coding sequence ATGATAGCAATACAGGTGGTTGCCCTTTTCATGGCCCTGACATTCCATGAGTTCGCTCACGGGTGGGTTGCCGGAAAGCTGGGAGACAGGACCGCGGAATCCTTGGGAAGACTCACCCTCAACCCCAAGGATCACATCGACCCGTTCGGAACGCTGTTGCTGCCGGGGATGCTCATTTTAATGCACTCGCCGGTCGTGTTCGGATGGGCCAAACCCGTACCGATCAATCCCTACAACTTTAAAAATCCACGCCGGGGGATGATGTGGTCGGCGCTGGGCGGACCGGTGATCAACCTGCTTCTGGCCGGTGTGCTCGCCGTGGCTTTCAAAGGCATGCTGCATTCCGGCATCATGATAAAACCCCTTCTGATTTTCCTGATAGTCGCAGTTCAGCTGAATGTGTTCCTGGCTGTTTTCAATCTCATCCCCATACCGCCTTTGGATGGCGGCCGGGTGCTGGTGGGACTTCTCCCGCAGGCGCAGGCAGCGGCTTACAGTCGCATAGAACCCTTTGGATTTCTGATCGTGATCGCCCTGATGTACTTCGATGTTCTGGACCGATTTCTGTTTTATCCCATCGTACTAGTCATGCGTTTTTTGGGGATCGGTTGA
- the bamA gene encoding outer membrane protein assembly factor BamA: MDAIRNVFLSTTLRQQTGELSPRAGVYLFAKPVSRWIRSVGVLMVLAAVLFFPLTAAAETRATFSRTKDVVANIEVRVKTDGDRSHEWHGIAEAIISLYVRVGAIFSPDDVNASLSALKECNKFNEIHVDSRAGEKGVTLIYSLTPFKRIKDIRIKGKYPLFEIRVLNAMTVYPGDAYVQDVIDDQAKLIADLYKQEGYIDPSVVIGGWEDPEDHQYVLFVTINKGPYYSLGRVAFDGNRSFEDNTLHWRMRSWRKATFGRIAGRFRQQVFKKDIDNLRQFYRKMHFFDARITFDLKPNPAGGKMDVEVAIQEGARYDIRFEGNTAFGAKTLGKQLAFKESGNRRDIGLRKSIKHIKALYHNAGYPEIRVAAKEKVAVENGVKKRTIVLEIKEGPRFMVERVNISGNKALKERKLRRQILTRAPGLLHDGALVEGVLQEDLLMLKNMYHKKGYLDPEISVEKSPAPVEENRHPVVVDFHIDEGVRTVITAIELEGLVRIQPASVYAAMQMETGKPFRWYALKNEERNIAQVVSEMGHPHVTVDSRTAFNEDHSGVRVTFVIDEGPFVQMGQTVYSGNFRTKKRILEREIEMRPGDPFSLQRMVTGQKNIRAMNIFRSVQFRPVGLEDKKERVHLFAEVDEKPPYFFQANAGYESVKGIYAGSRVGDHNFLGLNKDVWVGGEVSQTGYWAESRMFEPRFFGTRISSDMGLYFKYEEPFNQVFGTRKYGTDLLLSKKLTQRISANLGLRGERREQFGRGGNVGDDEEGDFFRSFFTTSPSVAYDSRDSFIRPRKGIFSFFAVDLSKGIENSYDDFYKYRFELRGFTTPLRRLTLAGRGSFGDIQPYGSKGVVPQDQLFFLGGTASVRGFDENLFLYDTEDDPVGGQMAAVASAEARFDLGRNFEFSLFYDVGYLDDTSGLEVTDNVRDSAGLGLRYVTPIGAMGILYGHKLDARPEESPGRIHFSVGYTF; the protein is encoded by the coding sequence ATGGACGCTATTCGGAACGTTTTTCTATCAACCACTCTGAGGCAGCAAACGGGGGAATTGTCGCCGCGCGCCGGTGTATACCTGTTTGCGAAGCCCGTTTCCAGATGGATACGCTCTGTTGGCGTCCTGATGGTTCTGGCGGCCGTTCTGTTTTTTCCATTGACCGCTGCAGCGGAAACCCGGGCAACGTTTTCCCGAACAAAGGATGTTGTGGCGAATATCGAGGTACGGGTCAAAACGGATGGGGACCGTTCTCACGAATGGCACGGCATCGCCGAAGCGATCATTTCTCTGTACGTCCGGGTTGGTGCGATTTTTTCCCCCGACGATGTGAACGCATCCCTTTCCGCCTTGAAAGAATGCAACAAATTTAATGAGATCCATGTGGACTCGAGGGCCGGTGAAAAGGGAGTCACCCTGATCTATTCGCTGACCCCCTTCAAACGCATCAAGGATATCCGTATCAAGGGCAAATATCCCCTTTTTGAAATCAGGGTGCTGAATGCCATGACGGTTTATCCGGGCGATGCATATGTTCAGGACGTGATTGACGACCAGGCGAAACTGATTGCCGATCTTTACAAACAGGAGGGCTATATCGATCCGAGTGTCGTCATCGGCGGGTGGGAGGACCCGGAAGACCATCAATACGTTCTTTTTGTCACGATCAACAAGGGCCCCTACTACTCCCTCGGAAGAGTCGCTTTCGACGGGAACCGGTCCTTTGAGGACAATACCCTCCACTGGCGCATGCGTTCGTGGCGCAAGGCGACGTTCGGCAGGATTGCCGGCCGTTTTCGACAGCAGGTGTTTAAAAAAGATATCGACAATCTCCGCCAATTTTATCGCAAGATGCATTTTTTCGATGCGCGCATCACCTTTGACCTCAAGCCGAATCCGGCCGGCGGCAAGATGGATGTCGAGGTTGCCATCCAGGAAGGGGCACGGTACGATATTCGTTTTGAGGGCAACACGGCTTTCGGGGCCAAGACCCTCGGAAAGCAGTTGGCTTTTAAGGAAAGCGGGAATAGACGTGACATCGGTTTAAGAAAAAGCATCAAGCACATCAAAGCGCTCTACCACAATGCCGGATATCCTGAAATCCGCGTCGCTGCAAAGGAAAAGGTAGCTGTCGAAAACGGTGTCAAAAAGCGAACCATCGTCCTGGAAATAAAGGAGGGGCCGCGTTTTATGGTCGAGCGCGTGAATATCAGCGGCAACAAAGCGCTGAAAGAGAGGAAACTGAGGCGCCAGATCCTGACGCGCGCTCCAGGGTTGCTGCACGACGGCGCTCTTGTTGAAGGCGTTTTGCAGGAAGACCTTTTGATGCTTAAAAATATGTACCATAAAAAGGGCTACCTCGATCCTGAAATTTCTGTGGAAAAGTCGCCGGCTCCCGTCGAGGAAAATCGCCACCCCGTGGTGGTTGATTTTCACATCGATGAAGGCGTTCGCACCGTTATAACGGCAATCGAACTGGAAGGGCTGGTTCGCATTCAGCCCGCGAGCGTTTATGCGGCCATGCAGATGGAGACCGGCAAGCCTTTCCGCTGGTATGCGCTCAAGAATGAAGAACGCAACATCGCCCAGGTCGTCTCCGAGATGGGCCATCCGCATGTGACGGTGGACAGCCGCACCGCATTCAACGAAGACCATTCAGGTGTCCGGGTTACGTTCGTGATCGACGAGGGCCCTTTCGTACAGATGGGACAAACCGTCTACAGCGGAAACTTTCGTACGAAAAAAAGAATTCTGGAGCGTGAAATCGAAATGCGCCCGGGTGACCCTTTTTCATTGCAGCGCATGGTTACCGGTCAGAAGAACATACGGGCCATGAATATCTTCCGATCGGTTCAATTCAGGCCGGTGGGGCTCGAGGACAAAAAGGAACGGGTCCATCTTTTTGCAGAAGTCGATGAAAAGCCGCCTTATTTTTTTCAGGCCAATGCCGGTTACGAATCGGTGAAGGGCATATATGCCGGCAGCCGGGTGGGCGATCATAATTTTTTGGGGTTGAACAAAGATGTGTGGGTCGGCGGTGAGGTCAGCCAAACGGGGTACTGGGCGGAATCGAGGATGTTTGAGCCCCGCTTTTTCGGGACCCGCATCTCTTCGGATATGGGCCTTTATTTCAAATATGAAGAACCTTTCAACCAGGTGTTCGGCACCAGGAAGTATGGAACCGATCTGCTGCTTTCCAAAAAGCTGACCCAACGGATTAGTGCGAATCTCGGGCTGCGCGGCGAACGCCGGGAGCAATTCGGCCGGGGCGGCAATGTGGGAGACGATGAGGAAGGTGATTTTTTCAGAAGTTTTTTTACCACCTCACCTTCCGTGGCTTATGACAGCCGGGACAGCTTCATCCGGCCGCGGAAAGGCATTTTTTCCTTTTTCGCCGTCGATCTGTCCAAGGGCATTGAAAATTCGTATGATGATTTTTACAAGTACCGTTTTGAACTGAGGGGGTTCACCACACCGCTCAGACGGCTGACCCTGGCCGGCCGGGGCAGTTTCGGGGACATTCAGCCTTACGGGTCCAAGGGGGTTGTACCCCAGGATCAGCTTTTCTTCTTGGGCGGCACTGCCAGTGTGCGGGGATTTGACGAAAACCTGTTTTTGTATGACACTGAAGACGATCCTGTCGGCGGGCAGATGGCAGCGGTGGCCAGTGCGGAAGCCCGCTTCGATCTGGGCCGGAATTTCGAGTTCAGCCTGTTTTACGATGTGGGTTATCTGGATGATACGTCGGGCCTGGAGGTCACGGACAATGTGCGCGATTCGGCCGGCCTCGGATTGCGGTACGTGACCCCCATCGGCGCCATGGGCATTCTATACGGACACAAATTGGACGCGAGGCCGGAAGAGAGTCCTGGCAGGATCCATTTTTCTGTGGGATATACGTTTTAA